A stretch of Aerococcaceae bacterium zg-252 DNA encodes these proteins:
- a CDS encoding TrkH family potassium uptake protein, with amino-acid sequence MVAYLLGKILLVESLLLLLPVIVGLIYREPIEQISSYLFVSALLGGFAFLAGKLNPKKIKLYSRDGMVIVALGWIALSFFGALPLVLTKEIPNIFDAFFEISSGFTTTGSSILPTLSPLKHSSLFWRSFTHFVGGMGFLVFTLAVLPNTSEYIQLMRAEVPGPTFGKLVAKLSGTARILYGLYIIMTAILVMILVIVKVPVFDAFLLAFGTAGTGGFAINDQGFSIYQNQQLVEWIIAIGMLLFGINFNIYYLSILGYFKEIIKNDEELKFYLLIVITATTLITVNIIHYYDNFSQLIREVFFTVSSIITTTGYSVNDFTKWPIFSQTILVLLMFIGGCAGSTAGGIKVIRIIIYIKESIAEIKKSAQSGRVVVPKISEKPLRKSIESQVSHYLMVYIAIFIIILLSVSIEVDDFTTAFTAVAATFNNIGPGLSKVGPMENFSIFSNWNKFVLSIGMIAGRLEIYPMIILFSPTTIRKLIES; translated from the coding sequence ATTGTTGCCTATTTATTAGGTAAAATATTATTAGTAGAGTCATTACTATTGTTGCTACCAGTAATAGTTGGTTTGATATATCGAGAACCAATAGAACAGATTAGCAGTTATTTATTTGTTTCTGCTTTACTCGGTGGTTTTGCATTTTTAGCTGGGAAATTAAATCCTAAAAAAATTAAGCTATATTCAAGAGACGGTATGGTAATAGTAGCATTAGGCTGGATAGCACTGTCGTTTTTTGGTGCATTGCCATTAGTATTGACCAAAGAAATACCAAATATATTTGACGCATTTTTTGAAATTTCAAGTGGCTTTACTACAACTGGGTCAAGTATTTTGCCCACATTATCACCATTAAAACATTCTTCACTATTTTGGAGAAGTTTCACCCACTTTGTTGGAGGAATGGGATTTCTAGTATTTACATTAGCAGTATTACCTAACACTTCAGAATATATTCAACTGATGAGAGCTGAGGTGCCTGGCCCTACTTTTGGGAAATTAGTAGCAAAATTAAGTGGAACTGCAAGAATATTATATGGATTATATATTATTATGACTGCGATTTTAGTCATGATTTTAGTCATTGTAAAAGTTCCAGTATTTGATGCCTTTTTACTAGCCTTTGGGACAGCAGGAACGGGTGGATTTGCTATTAATGATCAAGGTTTTTCAATCTATCAAAATCAACAACTGGTAGAGTGGATTATTGCGATAGGTATGCTATTATTTGGGATAAATTTCAATATTTATTACTTGTCGATATTAGGGTATTTTAAAGAAATTATAAAAAATGACGAGGAATTAAAATTTTATCTATTAATTGTTATTACTGCAACGACACTAATTACAGTAAATATTATTCATTATTATGACAATTTCAGTCAATTAATACGAGAAGTATTCTTTACAGTAAGTTCTATTATTACGACTACCGGTTATTCCGTCAATGATTTCACAAAATGGCCGATATTTTCACAAACCATTTTAGTATTATTAATGTTTATTGGGGGATGTGCTGGCTCAACAGCAGGTGGAATTAAAGTCATTAGAATTATCATCTATATTAAAGAATCGATTGCTGAAATAAAAAAATCAGCTCAAAGTGGAAGAGTGGTAGTTCCCAAAATATCAGAAAAACCACTGAGAAAATCAATAGAAAGTCAAGTTTCGCACTATTTAATGGTTTACATTGCGATATTTATTATCATATTACTTTCTGTATCTATTGAAGTTGATGATTTTACAACAGCCTTTACTGCCGTTGCAGCTACCTTTAATAATATAGGGCCGGGATTATCAAAAGTTGGACCAATGGAAAATTTTAGTATTTTTTCAAATTGGAACAAATTTGTGTTAAGTATAGGAATGATTGCAGGAAGATTGGAAATATATCCAATGATTATCCTATTTTCACCGACGACAATTCGAAAATTGATAGAATCTTAA